From the Nostoc sp. PCC 7107 genome, the window AATGCAGCATTTAAGAGTCAAAATTTGCCGCAAATAGAGCGATTTTTGTTACTTGCTGCATTTATTATCCCTGTTTGGCTGGGTACGACACTGGGCTATTGGGGATTGCGCGGACAAGCTGATCTTCCCAAGTTAGTGGTGCTGGCTTTTACAACAGGTACTTTAATCACGGCGATCGCAGAAGAAATTATTCCGGAAGCGCATCAAACTCAAGATACAAACTGGTCTATCTTGACATTTATCGGAAGTTTTGCACTTTCAATGTTGTTCTCATCATATCTTGAATAGCTAAAACTCTCTTTCCCCCTACCCCTTGCCATTTGTCGCCGCCTTCTCTGTATTCGGTGTTTATCACTGCGGAGATCGTCTTTGTTGGCGTAGTTATCGGTATAGTATTCCCCACGGATCGCTACTAAAGATGTACCAAGCGCAGAATAACCCGCAATCGAGAGGTCAGTGATGCCAACGACAACAGATTTTAAAGACTATTACGCAGTTCTGGGAGTGAGCAAAACCGCAACTCCTGAAGAAATCAAACGGGCCTACCGCAAACTTGCCCGAAAATATCATCCTGACCTCAATCCTGGAGATAAAGACGCAGAAGCGAAGTTCAAAGACCTGAACGAAGCGAATGAGGTACTCTCTGATCCAGAAAAGCGGCAGAAATACGATCGCTTTGGTCAGCATTGGAATCACCCTGGTTACACTGAAGCGCCACCACCTAGCGGAACTAATGTTGCAGGCGACTTCGATCAGTACGGCGATTTTGATTCGTTTATCAACGATCTGCTGGGTCGATCGCGGCGTAAAACCTCTACTGGTGGCTTTGATGATTTTAGTGGGGGATTTCGTTCTCAAGCTCCCGCACCGGATACTGAAGCTGCGATCGCCCTGACATTTTCCGAAGCGTTTCACGGTGTCCAAAAACGGCTGCAACTCGATGAGGAAACAATCAACGTCCGTATTCCCGCAGGCGCAAAGCCTGGAAGTAGAATTCGCATCAAAGGTAAAGGTCGTCCTAGTCCCTTCTCTCAACAGCGTGGCGATTTATATTTAACTATCGAAGTGTTACCCCATCCCTTCTTTCGATTTGAAGGCGATAACTTGGTTTGCGAAATTCCCATTCGCCCTGATGAAGCGGTTTTAGGCGCAGAAATTAGCGTACCAACCCCCGATGGTAGCGTAACGATGAAAATTCCCAAAGGAGTGCGATCGGGGCAATCGCTGAGACTGCGCGGCAAAGGCTGGACATTGCCAAAAGGGGGACGAGGTGATTTATTTGCCAAACTTCAGATTGTCACGCCGCAAGACCTGAGTGCGATTGAGGAAGAATACTACGAAAAAATCCAGGCAAATACTAGCTTTAACCCACGCGCCCAGTTAGAGGAGATTAAGTTATGACCTTCAGCCTTTCAAAAACCGTGGTTTCACCCGAAGGCGAAAAACTCTACACCTTTGAATATGCCGCATCAATAACTGAGACTTCGATTAGCGTTGTGCAGGTTTATGTTGAGTTAGGCGTAATCGAAGCGATTGGTGATTTGCTGCATTCCCGTGCGATCGCGCGAATTGCTCAGATTCAACGCTTGCGTCAAGATTTGGGGCTAAACGTAGTCGGCGCGGCAATGGTGCTAGATATGGCGACTGAAATTGCCCAATTACGGGCGCAGCTAAAGGTGTATCAGTCTCATCCCTCTCACTCATTATGAGCTATCTGAACCAACAGACAAAGCCGGCGTTATACCAATTTGAAAAAAGAATGCGACAAATGGTAAAAATAGACAGAAGTAGCATTCAGGGTATGTGATGGTAGGGGTAACACAAATCGAGATAGAAGAAAGTGTCGAGGAACTAGAGAAGTTGCTCAAACATCAAAAACAGTCTCGGAGCAAAGAACGTATACAAGCCCTATATCTGATTAAAGGGCAAGAAATGAGTGTAAGTGAGATTGCTAAAATCTTGGGAAAACATCGAGCTACAGTACATCGATGGTTGGCAGATTATCGAGAAGGAGGAATTGAGGCGGTTGTTGAATTTGGAACGAGTTCAGGTCGAAAAAGAGCAATACCAGATTGGGCTGTATCGAGTTTGAAAAAACAACTCGAACAACCAGAAGGTGGGTTTCAACGGTACACACAAATACAACATTGGTTAGAAAAAACCTTGGGTGTGCAAGCTGAGTACGCAACTGTACATCATCTGGCACGTTACAGGCTCAAAGCCAAGCTGAAAGTCCCACGTCCGCGTAACCGAAAACAGGACGAAGAAAAACTAGAGTCTTTTAAAAAAAACTCGGTGATGACTTGCAATTAATTGCTCAATACAGTGCCATTATCTTGCCTCAGTACGAAAATATTCGTTATTTTGTACAAGATGAGAGTCGATTTGGACTCAAAACCATTGAAGGACGTAAAATTACTCTTCCCGGAGTTAAGCCTATTGGTGATTGGCAGTGGCAATTTAAAGCGTTCTGGCTATATGGAGCAGTTGAACCACTTACTGGGGAAAGTTTATTTTGGCAGTTTTCTCATGTTGATACCGAATGCTACCAACAATTTTTGAACGAGTTCGCTGCCTGTTATCCCAAATCACTTAACATTCTCCAAGTTGATAACGGCTTATTTCATCAAGCTAAACGTTTACAAATTCCAGAGAATATTGTTCTTTTGTTCCAGCCTGCTCATTCTCCTGAACTCAATCCCATAGAGCGCGTTTGGGAATATCTCAAGCAAGACTTGAAATGGGAGCTATTTGATAACAGGCGAGCATCTGCAAACCAAGGTTGCTCAACTCCTAGCTCTCCTCACTCCTCAAATTGCTGCTTCTTTGACTGGTTATGACTTCATCCTCAATGCCTTATCTGTCGCAAACATTTTTTGAATTGGTATTAGATCAAGAGCGCAGTGAGGTACTGCAACAGTTAGAAGATTGGCTAGAAACGCCGATGTTGGTGCTGGGCTTTGCTTGGTTGGGACTTTTTATTGTTGAGCTAGTTTGGGGACTGAATCCTTTATTAGAAGCGATCGCTGCTATCATTTGGATCGCCTTCATCATAGATTTTGGTATCAAATTTCTCCTCGCACCTCACAGAATTTCTTACCTTCGACATAATTGGTTGACCGCTTTTTCACTGTTTATTCCAGCGCTGCGAATCTTTCGCATTCTGCGAGTCATGCAGTCTTTGCAATCAGTTCATGCGGTTCGAGGGTTACAATTGTTGCGAGTGATGACGCGAACCAACAAAGGAATGCGAGTCCTGGGAGCCAGTATTGGGCGGCGAGGGTTTGGTTATGTGGTGGGATTAACTGCGATCGTTACTCTAATTGGAGCGGCTGGAATTTATACGTTTGAGCGCGAACTTCCTGATGGCACTATTACCGATTATGGTACTGCGCTGTGGTGGACAGCAATGGTGATGACTACGATCGGGTCTGATTATTTTCCGAAAACGGCAGAAGGGCGGGTACTATGTTTTTTCCTGGCACTGTATGCCTTTGCAATCAGTGGTTATGTGACGGCAACCCTGGCAACATTTTTTGTGAGTCAGGATGCCGAAAATAATCAAGCAGAACTGGCGGGTGTGAAATCAATTAAAGCCTTGCAAGCAGAAATTACCGCACTGCGAACTGAGATTCAAGCCTTAGCACGACAAGATTTAGACTAATAACTTCCAAAGTATCGCAAATTAAATAAAACCTTGCTTTCATAGAAAATCTTCCTCAAGAACAATACCTTGGTTAATTTGAAAGGGTAAGCTAACAATAAACTATGTTGCAGGTGGCAAAACGATCGCCATATTAATCAAGCCTTGCTCAAGAATTGAAGTTAAAGGTTTAAATTTATTTACTTAGACCTATTAATAAGTAGTAAGGTCAAATTATTTGCACATCTCATTTGCCTCTTTACCCTATCCAATCAAGGATACAGAATTAAAAAATGGAAAATTAATTTTCATAGATACTTAGTTAAATGTAACTAGTGAACAAAGGAGATATCAATGAAAACAAAAGTAGGGCTGTGGATTGACCATAGGAAAGCTATTGTCGTGGCTGTTACGGAGAAAGGGGAAGAGATAAGAGAGATAATATCAGAAGTAGAAAAACAGCCTCGGCATTCTGGTGATTCACCCCTTAAA encodes:
- a CDS encoding DnaJ C-terminal domain-containing protein, translated to MPTTTDFKDYYAVLGVSKTATPEEIKRAYRKLARKYHPDLNPGDKDAEAKFKDLNEANEVLSDPEKRQKYDRFGQHWNHPGYTEAPPPSGTNVAGDFDQYGDFDSFINDLLGRSRRKTSTGGFDDFSGGFRSQAPAPDTEAAIALTFSEAFHGVQKRLQLDEETINVRIPAGAKPGSRIRIKGKGRPSPFSQQRGDLYLTIEVLPHPFFRFEGDNLVCEIPIRPDEAVLGAEISVPTPDGSVTMKIPKGVRSGQSLRLRGKGWTLPKGGRGDLFAKLQIVTPQDLSAIEEEYYEKIQANTSFNPRAQLEEIKL
- a CDS encoding chaperone modulator CbpM; translated protein: MTFSLSKTVVSPEGEKLYTFEYAASITETSISVVQVYVELGVIEAIGDLLHSRAIARIAQIQRLRQDLGLNVVGAAMVLDMATEIAQLRAQLKVYQSHPSHSL
- a CDS encoding helix-turn-helix domain-containing protein gives rise to the protein MVGVTQIEIEESVEELEKLLKHQKQSRSKERIQALYLIKGQEMSVSEIAKILGKHRATVHRWLADYREGGIEAVVEFGTSSGRKRAIPDWAVSSLKKQLEQPEGGFQRYTQIQHWLEKTLGVQAEYATVHHLARYRLKAKLKVPRPRNRKQDEEKLESFKKNSVMTCN
- a CDS encoding IS630 family transposase — protein: MQLIAQYSAIILPQYENIRYFVQDESRFGLKTIEGRKITLPGVKPIGDWQWQFKAFWLYGAVEPLTGESLFWQFSHVDTECYQQFLNEFAACYPKSLNILQVDNGLFHQAKRLQIPENIVLLFQPAHSPELNPIERVWEYLKQDLKWELFDNRRASANQGCSTPSSPHSSNCCFFDWL
- a CDS encoding potassium channel family protein, with translation MTSSSMPYLSQTFFELVLDQERSEVLQQLEDWLETPMLVLGFAWLGLFIVELVWGLNPLLEAIAAIIWIAFIIDFGIKFLLAPHRISYLRHNWLTAFSLFIPALRIFRILRVMQSLQSVHAVRGLQLLRVMTRTNKGMRVLGASIGRRGFGYVVGLTAIVTLIGAAGIYTFERELPDGTITDYGTALWWTAMVMTTIGSDYFPKTAEGRVLCFFLALYAFAISGYVTATLATFFVSQDAENNQAELAGVKSIKALQAEITALRTEIQALARQDLD